TCCAGGAGAGGGGCGAGAGGAGCTAGTGTGGGACGGAATGACATGACATTCTGCACCTGGTCGGCAAGAATGGCATCCTGCGAGGTACTGGATGCGGATGGAGACAGTCGACGTTGATGGTCAGACACGGGTCAGCCCCAAAGTTCagcccaaggaggaggttacCGCCCGCCCAGCTCATCACGAATTGACTagcggcggacggacggacggacggactgAACTGCAGTAGTAGGACGACTGCTTCTCGAGCGGGCAAGAGGTGACAGCGTCAAATGATGTTACGGCGGAGAAGAGAGAACAGGCAATGTAGCAGATAAGACGAGTGCAATTCTTGTCGGGTATATTTCATAATCCATCACTCCTTTGCGCCAAACACCTGCCCAAATAACCATGTCTTCGTATAAACcaggaggaagggggggaatAATCCAAGCCTGCCCTCCCTTTCGTAGCATCAGGTATCTTTGCCTAAAAGCAACCTCCAACGCCACTTCTTTTTGCAGCACTTCATCTTCCGGTCCTGGGTGATATAGAAGATCAAACCAAGTAGGTCTTTCCTTCCGTGATTTGTTCCCTTCATCTGTTCGACGTTTCGATTCGCATAAAGGGGTTAAGTTAGGTTGaactggggaggggggggaaaaaagaagaaaaaagaatTGATCAAGAAAAGGTGGGAGAACCAAAAGTAGGCATCGTCAGCTCGTCCTTTTTGCGCTCTCTCTTTGCATATATCAGGCCGCAGACGTTGCAGAGGGTGCCGGGGCCGTCCGGGCCGGGCCGCCACTCGGGAGTTTCGACGCGGTGGCACTTGTGGCACGAGAACTCGGCTCGGCGTCCGggtcggcgggcgggcggatCCCCACGGTCCGACGCGTCGTTCCGAAAAGCCGCCTGTTGCTGGCTGCTCTCGTCGGTCTTTCGCTTTTGGTTTTGGGCGTTCGGGTCGTCCTTCCTGAGGGCCCGGATTTCGTTGATGTCGCGGGCGATGCTGTGCGAGAGGCGCGACATGGTTcgcaggtcgtcgtcggtgggGAAGGCGTGCTCATGTGCGGTGTCGTGGCCGCCAGCCGGACCAGCGCGATCGAAAGCAGAGAAGCTCTCGGTCAGGCGAAGCAACTGTTTTGCGCCATGGCGAATCTGCGCAATGTCAAAGGGAAAATGTTAGATAGATGGGGATAATATGATCtgatgcgatgcgatgaATTGACATGTGCAAAAGATGCATCAACGTGGGAAAATGACGACAGTGGGTGGAGCTGGATGGTGCGATAAGGACGGAGATAAGAAGAGAGACGTACGCGCTGATGGCTTTCGCCCTGCCTGAGATGGTTCCACGACAGCTTCGTGGGAGAGGCCGGGTCTTGCTGTCCGTTGTTACTGACATGGCCGTGCGACTCGGTTGGGTTGGTCGCGGTTAAGGCTTGTGTGCCGGAGGGCGACGACTCGGACCTCGGGAGGGAGGCGGATCGCGGACTGGAGGGGCCGGAAGGCATCAAACGAACCGGTGGCCAAGGGGGCCCGATCCAAGGACAGGTCGCCCGTGGGAGCGCGCGCGGCGGAGCGCGGATAGCCCTCTAGGAGGGGAATGGGGAGAGGCCCGACGAATCGAATCGGCGGGGGGGCAGGGCCCGGAGGGATCGGAGGAGGTCCGGCGACGCTGAGGGTCGCTGTATCGTGCggtgttgtgttgtgttgtgttggCGATGGGGAGCCGAAGCGCCAGGGATTGCGATGACGGATGGatcggtggtgttggtgttgatcGAGAACAGAATCGGGGATCGAGATGGGTTTTGTTTTCaaaaaaagagggaaagTTGGCGCTGCCTGATGTTTGGGGGGGTAAGAGAGGGAATTGTCCCAGTCCAGTTCAGGCCCAGGCTTTGGGTGGCGGTAGCTGCTGTTACTGGCTAGGCCCACCAGCGCCCAGCAGCGCTATCACCAAAGGCAGGCATGTGCACGGGGGATTTGTTAAAAGCCAGCATTGTCCCTGGGTACGTACCCTATCTTTGGTGGAAAAGCGGGGGGGCCAAACGGGGTCAGGACCCTGAAAACTCGGCTTCTGCTGACGCCTGGGAGCCAACGAGGATTGGGGGAACGGTGCGAAACGGGGAAGGGTGGAGCCAGAACGGTATAAGACGGTCAAGACCGTTTACTGTGTGTGGTCTCGAGCCACCCATTCAGGGATACAACCCACCAGGGGCAACGACAAAAAAACGGAGGCGATCCCGAGGCAGTAATGAAC
This sequence is a window from Colletotrichum higginsianum IMI 349063 chromosome 8, whole genome shotgun sequence. Protein-coding genes within it:
- a CDS encoding Gata transcription factor, whose translation is MPSGPSSPRSASLPRSESSPSGTQALTATNPTESHGHVSNNGQQDPASPTKLSWNHLRQGESHQRIRHGAKQLLRLTESFSAFDRAGPAGGHDTAHEHAFPTDDDLRTMSRLSHSIARDINEIRALRKDDPNAQNQKRKTDESSQQQAAFRNDASDRGDPPARRPGRRAEFSCHKCHRVETPEWRPGPDGPGTLCNVCGLIYAKRERKKDELTMPTFGSPTFS